One Thermus thermamylovorans genomic window, CGTCTTTCCCGTTGCTTGAGCTCGGTCTCCAGGACCAGGCGGGCGTTCTTCTCCGCCAGCTCCAGAAGCCGCGCTTTCTCTCCCCTTTGGGGCACCCTCAGCTCCACCCTCCGTCCGGCGCGGCGGTGAAGGAGGGCTGCCAGTCCTTCCAGGTCCTCCAGGGGGAAGGGCAGCAGGACCAGGGGGGGTAGGGGGGAAGCCTCCAGGTAGTAATCCCGCAGGAAGGCCCAGAGGATTTCCTCAGGGCTCGCTTCCTCCTTTTCCACCACCCGGCTGATGCGGCCCAGGATCCGCCCTGAGCGCACCTGGTAGAGCTGCACCACCGCCAAAGGCCCTGCCTGGGCCAAGCCCAAGAAGTCCAGATCCCCTATCTCCGGGTCAAAGGCTTGCTGGGCAGTGGAGAAGAAAGCTCTTAGAGCCTCCATTTGATCCCGGATCTCCGCTGCCCGCTCAAACTCTAACCTCTGTGCGGCTTCACGCATCTTGGCTTCCAGCCCCCTCAGGAGCCCATCCACCTTCCCCTCCAGCACCGCCTCCACCTGGCGCACCACCTCCCCGTAGGCCTTGGGGTCGGCCAGGCCCACGCAGGGGGCCAGGCAGCGGCCCATGCTGTGGTTCAGACAGGGGTAGCGCCGCTTCCGCATGGGGTAGCCGGAGTTCTTGCGCAAGGGGAAAAGGCGGTCGATCAGGGTCTTGATGCGCCTTAGGGCCCCCGCCTCGGGGAAGGGGCCGTAGTACCTGGCCCCGTCCGCCTCCACCCGCCGCACCACCAGGAGGGTGGGGAAGGGCTCGTGGGTGAGCTTCAGGAAGGGGTAGTGCTTGTCGTCCTTGAGGAGGACGTTGTAGGGGGGGCGGTGGGCCTTGATGAGGTTGGCCTCCAGCAGAAGGGCCTCCACCTCGTCCCGGGCGGCGATGAACTCCAGGGCGGTGGCCTCCTCGGCGATGCGGGCCGCTTTGCCCTCCCCGTGGAAGTAGCTTCGCACCCGGGCCCTCAGGTTTTTGGCCTTGCCCACGTAGAGGACCTCCTCCCCCCGCCGCCAGAGGTAGACCCCGGGGGCCTCGGGGAGGGGGGGGAGGTCATGGGGCCGCACGCCCCTCATTGTAGAGTTCGGGCATGGAGCCCGTCATGGTGGACGCCCACCTGGACCTGGCCTACGGCGCCCGCGCCCTGGGGCGGGACCTCACCCTCCCCCTGGACCGCCTCCGGGAGGTGGACCCCCACCCCGACACCCCCCTGGTGACCCTGGAAAGCCTGAAGGAGGCGGGGGTGGCCGTGGCCTTCGCCACCCTGTTCGTGGACCCCAGGGAGGGGGGCCTCGAGGCCTGGCAGGAGGAGGTCCGGGCCCAGCTCC contains:
- the uvrC gene encoding excinuclease ABC subunit UvrC translates to MRGVRPHDLPPLPEAPGVYLWRRGEEVLYVGKAKNLRARVRSYFHGEGKAARIAEEATALEFIAARDEVEALLLEANLIKAHRPPYNVLLKDDKHYPFLKLTHEPFPTLLVVRRVEADGARYYGPFPEAGALRRIKTLIDRLFPLRKNSGYPMRKRRYPCLNHSMGRCLAPCVGLADPKAYGEVVRQVEAVLEGKVDGLLRGLEAKMREAAQRLEFERAAEIRDQMEALRAFFSTAQQAFDPEIGDLDFLGLAQAGPLAVVQLYQVRSGRILGRISRVVEKEEASPEEILWAFLRDYYLEASPLPPLVLLPFPLEDLEGLAALLHRRAGRRVELRVPQRGEKARLLELAEKNARLVLETELKQRERRGDHPALKALQEILGLSQRPYRLEGYDVSHLQGEARVFSMAVLEGGRAKRAEYRRMRLKAGNDDYAAMEEGVYRRFTGSLKDLPLPDLLLIDGGLGQVRAAARALERAGLSLPLVGLAKKEEVLITQEGREIRLPLTHPALQLLIHLRDEAHQNGLRYHQKRRSQELFQVLAGIPGIGETRKRLLLERYGGLKALREAPLEELARLPGMNRKVAEALKAALDAPVKET